One genomic window of Cydia strobilella chromosome 11, ilCydStro3.1, whole genome shotgun sequence includes the following:
- the LOC134745293 gene encoding transmembrane protein 223, translating into MSLISLASIILKRSATYRKLLPCRDCIRINAPLSSVATKSVHEVNTNVVKDVILYKYENPKYFKYMNVFAVVQYMFWMYLGTFAFTSLKDAPVDRSKITDDTPWYRRINLGDNKYRNTLGGVAVLVGTGSLAMIWMYTLKSVRYLVLHKGGKHLSFVTYAPFGTNRIMKVPIENVCCKEARKNARVQLPMKVKNTWMHYMLDMKGEFKNPILFDATAGLARKW; encoded by the exons ATGTCATTAATTTCCTTGGCCTCAATTATACTGAAGAGAAGTGCGACTTACCGAAAATTATTACCATGTCGTGACTGTATCAGGATAAACGCACCATTAAGCTCGGTTGCAACAAAATCTGTGCATGAAGTTAATACCAACGTTGTAAAAGACGTTATTCTGTACAAATATGAGAACCCGAAATATTTTAAGTACATGAACGTGTTCGCAGTAGTGCAGTACATGTTTTGGATGTATTTAGGAACGTTCGCGTTCACATCACTGAAAGATGCACCTGTTGACCGGTCGAAGATAACAGACGATACACCGTGGTATAGAAGGATAAATCTTGGTGATAATAAGTACAGGAATACGCTTGGTGGCGTAGCTGTGCTAGTTG GCACAGGCTCTCTAGCAATGATATGGATGTACACCCTAAAGTCTGTCCGTTACCTCGTCCTTCACAAGGGAGGCAAACATCTATCCTTTGTAACCTACGCTCCATTCGGGACCAACCGCATCATGAAAGTACCCATTGAAAACGTCTGTTGCAAGGAAGCTAGAAAGAACGCTAGGGTTCAACTACCAATGAAGGTGAAAAACACTTGGATGCATTACATGCTGGATATGAAAGGAGAGTTCAAGAACCCAATCTTGTTTGATGCTACAGCTGGATTGGCTAGGAAATGGTAA